The proteins below are encoded in one region of Segatella copri:
- a CDS encoding single-stranded DNA-binding protein, producing MKKMENSFAVTGFVGKDASIHQFTTVSVARFSLAIIRNEKNGDENSRTSAFMNVEAWRKNENTSSFDRLVKGALLTVEGYFKPEEWQDAEGVKHNRVILVATKFYEAVEKENTPDSQQGKIQKDK from the coding sequence ATGAAAAAGATGGAAAATTCTTTCGCAGTAACTGGTTTCGTAGGTAAGGATGCAAGCATCCATCAGTTTACAACCGTAAGCGTAGCTCGCTTCTCACTGGCCATCATCCGCAATGAGAAGAATGGCGATGAAAACTCTCGCACTTCTGCCTTCATGAATGTAGAGGCTTGGCGCAAGAACGAGAACACCTCTTCATTCGACCGTCTGGTCAAGGGAGCACTCCTCACTGTAGAGGGCTACTTCAAGCCAGAGGAATGGCAGGATGCCGAGGGAGTCAAGCACAACCGAGTGATTCTCGTAGCCACCAAGTTCTATGAAGCTGTAGAGAAGGAGAACACTCCTGATTCTCAGCAGGGCAAGATCCAGAAGGATAAGTAA
- a CDS encoding metallophosphoesterase translates to MKIQYASDLHLEFAENWRFLKENPLQVTGDILVLAGDIGYLGDENYSKHPFWDWASENYQQVIASMGNHEFYKYYDIAKLNDGFCLEIRPNVHSYYNAVVHIGDIDLFITTLWSKIPLKEAYYTEQVISDFRRIIFNGDLLTFADFNREHKRCLSFLKDAVSCSKARRKIVVTHHVPSFQMQCPKFADSQANSAFTVELEEYIKNSGIDYWIFGHSHYNVDVKIGNTNCVSNQLGYVFHGEHESFNPGKYIEV, encoded by the coding sequence GAGAATCCCCTGCAAGTAACAGGAGATATTCTCGTTCTGGCTGGAGACATCGGCTACCTGGGAGACGAGAACTATTCCAAGCATCCCTTCTGGGACTGGGCTTCTGAGAACTATCAGCAAGTCATAGCCAGCATGGGCAACCATGAGTTCTACAAATACTATGACATTGCCAAGCTTAACGATGGCTTTTGTCTTGAAATACGTCCCAATGTTCACAGCTATTACAATGCTGTTGTACACATAGGAGACATCGACCTCTTCATAACAACATTGTGGTCTAAAATTCCACTGAAGGAGGCATACTATACAGAACAAGTCATAAGCGACTTCCGACGCATCATCTTCAATGGAGATCTTCTAACGTTTGCAGACTTCAACCGTGAACATAAAAGATGCCTGTCTTTCTTGAAAGATGCTGTTTCATGCAGCAAGGCCAGAAGAAAGATAGTTGTCACACATCATGTTCCGTCTTTCCAGATGCAATGTCCCAAGTTCGCAGACAGTCAAGCTAATAGTGCCTTCACGGTGGAATTGGAAGAGTACATCAAGAATAGCGGCATAGATTACTGGATATTCGGTCACTCTCACTACAACGTGGATGTGAAGATAGGCAATACCAACTGTGTGTCAAATCAGCTGGGATATGTATTTCATGGGGAACATGAATCATTCAATCCTGGAAAATATATTGAAGTATGA
- a CDS encoding AAA family ATPase, whose amino-acid sequence MKQIILNYIDVEIWNNLHVQFQPHSDVNIIMGSNGSGKTTFLRNLYQSLAEDKESKDHIIYLPSIDNIAMRDKRKTSKALSQELDYYIYDMKTGPSLMNLRMSMLDSSEEKRIEMKAKIADFQKVINDFFAITGKRIEIEGSKFTVFTDNGILPVEALSSGEKQILLILLRVFLLNGNEAIVMIDEPTYSLDIEWQFKLVTMFTHLNNKAQYFIASLSPALFGEGWGDKVWYMDQITK is encoded by the coding sequence ATGAAACAGATAATATTGAATTATATAGATGTTGAAATCTGGAATAATCTACACGTTCAGTTTCAGCCACATTCTGATGTTAATATCATTATGGGAAGCAATGGAAGTGGCAAGACCACATTCCTGAGAAATCTATATCAATCTTTAGCAGAAGATAAAGAAAGCAAAGATCACATAATCTATCTTCCTTCCATTGACAACATTGCAATGAGAGACAAGCGCAAGACAAGCAAAGCCCTATCGCAGGAGTTGGATTACTATATATATGACATGAAGACCGGACCTTCACTCATGAACCTCCGCATGTCTATGCTAGATAGTTCAGAGGAGAAAAGAATTGAAATGAAAGCCAAGATAGCTGATTTTCAGAAGGTCATAAATGATTTCTTTGCCATAACTGGCAAACGCATCGAAATAGAAGGCAGCAAGTTTACTGTTTTTACAGACAATGGAATATTACCTGTAGAAGCGCTGTCTTCTGGCGAAAAGCAAATTCTATTGATTTTGCTGAGAGTGTTCCTGCTAAATGGAAACGAAGCCATCGTAATGATAGATGAGCCTACGTACTCACTTGATATTGAATGGCAATTCAAGCTGGTCACTATGTTCACTCATCTCAACAACAAGGCTCAGTATTTTATAGCATCCCTCTCTCCTGCTCTCTTTGGCGAAGGATGGGGAGATAAGGTTTGGTATATGGATCAAATAACAAAATAA